The following proteins are co-located in the Melanotaenia boesemani isolate fMelBoe1 chromosome 5, fMelBoe1.pri, whole genome shotgun sequence genome:
- the LOC121640026 gene encoding GTPase IMAP family member 7-like isoform X1, which produces MEEHKSSNDSEKLDTSLCARKTVKDSDTMRIVLLGKTGAGKSSLANTICGENLFPVNHSFSSGTKSCVAKTKRINGRSITLVDTPGFFDTDMSEPDLKSEIVRCITECAPGPHAFLIVLKLERFTEQEQAVVKKICEYLSDEALKYAAVVFTYGDQLPEGQQIDELVDQNKLVSELVKKCGNRCHIVDNKHWNNKPEEEYKSNQFQVEELLNTISTMVTANNGRYYSNDLLQLVEEEIEEEEEHIRLLQENLSEDEIRQQAKVKVFEKLLIKLAAIATGVLLGAFFGVVVMGGIALTLLKTSPEPVPLREATGKTAIAVGRGLLGVGAATAAGGGGGAGIVALGGGSALPIAFAAVGAVGGGFIGYDAAERAETPVEAAKMAADAVKQNAQIVLNEANTFWNKVVETNTKTPEKAVENSLFKKNMSF; this is translated from the exons ATGGAAG AGCATAAATCATCAAATGATTCAGAGAAGCTGGACACATCTCTGTGTGCAAGGAAAACGGTCAAAG ATTCTGATACAATGAGGATTGTCCTTCTTGGAAAAACTGGAGCTGGGAAAAGCAGCTTGGCCAACACCATATGTGGAGAGAATCTGTTCCCAGTAAACCATTCTTTTAGCTCAGGAACCAAAAGCTGTGTGGCTAAAACTAAACGTATCAATGGAAGAAGCATCACTTTGGTTGACACTCCTGGGTTCTTCGACACTGACATGTCTGAACCTGATCTGAAGTCTGAGATAGTGAGGTGCATCACAGAATGTGCTCCTGGGCCTCATGCTTTTCTCATTGTGCTTAAGCTGGAAAGGTTCACAGAGCAGGAGCAGGCTGTCGTCAAAAAGATATGCGAATACCTCTCTGATGAAGCTCTAAAATATGCTGCAGTGGTCTTCACTTATGGAGATCAGCTCCCTGAAGGGCAGCAAATTGATGAGCTTGTTGATCAGAACAAGCTTGTAAGTGAGCTGGTGAAAAAATGTGGCAACCGGTGCCACATCGTTGATAATAAACACTGGAACAACAAACCTGAGGAAGAGTACAAGAGCAACCAGTTTCAGGTAGAAGAGCTTCTTAACACCATAAGCACAATGGTGACGGCAAATAATGGCAGATACTACAGTAATGATTTGCTGCAACTAGTGGAGGAAGAaatagaggaagaggaagagcacATTAGGCTGCTCCAAGAAAACCTGTCAGAAGATGAGATCAGACAGCAGGCTAAAGTTAAAGTCTTTGAAAAACTCTTAATCAAATTAGCAGCCATAGCAACAGGTGTATTGTTAGGTGCATTTTTTGGTGTTGTAGTGATGGGTGGAATAGCTCtcacacttttaaaaacatctccaGAGCCAGTGCCGCTACGAGAAGCTACAGGAAAGACAGCAATTGCTGTTGGGAGAGGATTACTTGGAGTaggagcagcaacagcagcaggaggaggaggaggagcagggatAGTAGCATTAGGAGGAGGATCAGCATTACCAATAGCATTCGCTGCAGTAGGAGCAGTGGGAGGTGGTTTTATTGGGTATGATgcagctgaaagagcagaaacacCAGTGGAAGCAGCAAAAATGGCTGCAGATGCAGTCAAGCAAAACGCCCAGATTGTCTTAAATGAAGCCAACACGTTTTGGAACAAAGTTGTAGAGACAAATACCAAAACACCTGAGAAAGCTGTGGagaattctttatttaaaaaaaacatgtctttctag
- the LOC121640026 gene encoding GTPase IMAP family member 7-like isoform X2, producing MEHKSSNDSEKLDTSLCARKTVKDSDTMRIVLLGKTGAGKSSLANTICGENLFPVNHSFSSGTKSCVAKTKRINGRSITLVDTPGFFDTDMSEPDLKSEIVRCITECAPGPHAFLIVLKLERFTEQEQAVVKKICEYLSDEALKYAAVVFTYGDQLPEGQQIDELVDQNKLVSELVKKCGNRCHIVDNKHWNNKPEEEYKSNQFQVEELLNTISTMVTANNGRYYSNDLLQLVEEEIEEEEEHIRLLQENLSEDEIRQQAKVKVFEKLLIKLAAIATGVLLGAFFGVVVMGGIALTLLKTSPEPVPLREATGKTAIAVGRGLLGVGAATAAGGGGGAGIVALGGGSALPIAFAAVGAVGGGFIGYDAAERAETPVEAAKMAADAVKQNAQIVLNEANTFWNKVVETNTKTPEKAVENSLFKKNMSF from the exons ATGG AGCATAAATCATCAAATGATTCAGAGAAGCTGGACACATCTCTGTGTGCAAGGAAAACGGTCAAAG ATTCTGATACAATGAGGATTGTCCTTCTTGGAAAAACTGGAGCTGGGAAAAGCAGCTTGGCCAACACCATATGTGGAGAGAATCTGTTCCCAGTAAACCATTCTTTTAGCTCAGGAACCAAAAGCTGTGTGGCTAAAACTAAACGTATCAATGGAAGAAGCATCACTTTGGTTGACACTCCTGGGTTCTTCGACACTGACATGTCTGAACCTGATCTGAAGTCTGAGATAGTGAGGTGCATCACAGAATGTGCTCCTGGGCCTCATGCTTTTCTCATTGTGCTTAAGCTGGAAAGGTTCACAGAGCAGGAGCAGGCTGTCGTCAAAAAGATATGCGAATACCTCTCTGATGAAGCTCTAAAATATGCTGCAGTGGTCTTCACTTATGGAGATCAGCTCCCTGAAGGGCAGCAAATTGATGAGCTTGTTGATCAGAACAAGCTTGTAAGTGAGCTGGTGAAAAAATGTGGCAACCGGTGCCACATCGTTGATAATAAACACTGGAACAACAAACCTGAGGAAGAGTACAAGAGCAACCAGTTTCAGGTAGAAGAGCTTCTTAACACCATAAGCACAATGGTGACGGCAAATAATGGCAGATACTACAGTAATGATTTGCTGCAACTAGTGGAGGAAGAaatagaggaagaggaagagcacATTAGGCTGCTCCAAGAAAACCTGTCAGAAGATGAGATCAGACAGCAGGCTAAAGTTAAAGTCTTTGAAAAACTCTTAATCAAATTAGCAGCCATAGCAACAGGTGTATTGTTAGGTGCATTTTTTGGTGTTGTAGTGATGGGTGGAATAGCTCtcacacttttaaaaacatctccaGAGCCAGTGCCGCTACGAGAAGCTACAGGAAAGACAGCAATTGCTGTTGGGAGAGGATTACTTGGAGTaggagcagcaacagcagcaggaggaggaggaggagcagggatAGTAGCATTAGGAGGAGGATCAGCATTACCAATAGCATTCGCTGCAGTAGGAGCAGTGGGAGGTGGTTTTATTGGGTATGATgcagctgaaagagcagaaacacCAGTGGAAGCAGCAAAAATGGCTGCAGATGCAGTCAAGCAAAACGCCCAGATTGTCTTAAATGAAGCCAACACGTTTTGGAACAAAGTTGTAGAGACAAATACCAAAACACCTGAGAAAGCTGTGGagaattctttatttaaaaaaaacatgtctttctag
- the LOC121640254 gene encoding myeloid-associated differentiation marker homolog has protein sequence MLLLQVLKLLWVRVAALLFTCVSFRVVAHGGMLPSGGMADWCIFCWAFSFACTLLVLLVEQFGLQARIPVSWSNFPITVACYGALLCLSASIIFPVFFVKDQQNRGVAYDHRIASTVFSCLATVAYLWEVSLSKARPGEVAGYMATAPGLMKVCQTFVACIIFILVSDPVSYTQHAALKWCMAVYCICFILSMAVVVLCVGECTGCLPIPFSKFLSAYGLLAVIMYLTATIIWPVFQFDKQYQYQYQSDKLIAVAVFTALNFLLYLADLAYTARLVFVSV, from the exons ATGTTGCTGTTGCAGGTTCTGAAG CTGCTATGGGTGCGTGTAGCTGCCCTGTTGTTCACCTGCGTCTCGTTCAGGGTGGTAGCTCATGGAGGCATGCTGCCCTCCGGAGGCATGGCTGACTGGTGCATCTTCTGCTGGGCGTTCAGCTTCGCCTGCACCCTGCTGGTCCTGCTGGTGGAGCAGTTTGGCCTCCAGGCCCGAATCCCTGTATCCTGGTCCAACTTCCCCATCACTGTTGCCTGCTACGGagccctcctctgcctctctgcATCCATCATCTTCCCAGTGTTCTTTGTTAAGGACCAACAGAACAGAGGTGTGGCTTATGACCATCGCATCGCCTCCACAGTTTTCTCCTGCCTGGCAACGGTGGCCTACTTGTGGGAGGTGAGCCTGTCCAAGGCCAGGCCAGGAGAGGTGGCAGGTTACATGGCTACTGCTCCAGGCTTAATGAAAGTGTGCCAGACCTTTGTGGCCTGCATTATATTCATCCTGGTCAGCGATCCTGTGTCATACACCCAGCATGCAGCACTGAAGTGGTGCATGGCCGTGTACTGCATCTGCTTCATCCTCTCCATGGCCGTGGTGGTGCTGTGTGTGGGAGAGTGCACCGGCTGTCTCCCCATCCCATTCTCTAAGTTTCTGTCAGCGTACGGCCTCTTGGCTGTTATCATGTATTTGACGGCCACCATCATCTGGCCTGTGTTCCAATTTGACAAGCAGTACCAGTACCAGTACCAATCCGATAAACTGATTGCTGTCGCTGTGTTCACTGCCCTCAACTTCCTCCTGTACCTCGCTGACTTGGCCTACACCGCCAGATTAGTTTTTGTCAGCGTCTGA
- the LOC121640050 gene encoding myeloid-associated differentiation marker homolog, translating into MPLVVFPTSQLLWVRVAALLFTCVSFSVVAHGGMLPSGGMADWCIFCWAFSFACTLLVLLVEQFGLQARIPVSWSNFPITVACYGALLCLSASIIFPVFFVKDQQNRGVAYDHRIASTVFSCLATVAYLWEVSLSKARPGEVAGYMATAPGLMKVCQTFVACIIFILVSDPVSYTQHAALKWCMAVYCICFILSMAVVVLCVGECTGCLPIPFSKFLSAYGLLAVIMYLTATIIWPVFQFDKQYQYQYQSNKLIAVAVFTALNFLLYLADLAYTARLVFVSV; encoded by the coding sequence ATGCCATTGGTTGTGTTTCCCACCTCCCAGCTGCTATGGGTGCGTGTAGCTGCCCTGTTGTTCACCTGCGTCTCGTTCAGTGTGGTAGCTCATGGAGGCATGCTGCCCTCCGGAGGCATGGCTGACTGGTGCATCTTCTGCTGGGCGTTCAGCTTCGCCTGCACCCTGCTGGTCCTGCTGGTGGAGCAGTTTGGCCTCCAGGCCCGAATCCCTGTATCCTGGTCCAACTTCCCCATCACTGTTGCCTGCTACGGagccctcctctgcctctctgcATCCATCATCTTCCCAGTGTTCTTCGTTAAGGACCAACAGAACAGAGGTGTGGCTTATGACCATCGCATCGCCTCCACAGTTTTCTCCTGCCTGGCAACGGTGGCCTACTTGTGGGAGGTGAGCCTGTCCAAGGCCAGGCCAGGAGAGGTGGCAGGTTACATGGCTACTGCTCCAGGCTTAATGAAAGTATGCCAGACCTTTGTGGCCTGCATTATATTCATCCTGGTCAGCGATCCTGTGTCATACACCCAGCATGCAGCACTGAAGTGGTGCATGGCCGTGTACTGCATCTGCTTCATCCTCTCCATGGCCGTGGTGGTGCTGTGTGTGGGAGAGTGCACCGGCTGTCTCCCCATCCCATTCTCTAAGTTTCTTTCAGCGTACGGCCTCTTGGCTGTTATCATGTATTTGACGGCCACCATCATCTGGCCTGTGTTCCAATTTGACAAGCAGTACCAGTACCAGTACCAATCCAATAAACTGATTGCTGTTGCTGTGTTCACTGCCCTCAACTTCCTCCTGTACCTCGCTGACTTGGCCTACACCGCCAGATTAGTTTTTGTCAGCGTCTGA